A portion of the Blastopirellula sediminis genome contains these proteins:
- a CDS encoding glycosyltransferase family 4 protein — MSSPIQRLLIDVTHTAKGDVNHGIQRVVRNIAKHALAYSETHALECVPVLFEDGQFVLVDDACIERGFRKTHPDTLRWRKEIVRRILPQSSVGIEQALVRARKLLYPRTIARAIERFFARRSGPPQPANPGSGDVLLLPDAWWDIPMYDALAAAQQNGAIVGTMIQDLIPVYHPELCHDRFAPSFQRWIQKALHAVDFVLGNSQTTRDDLWNFVQQEQAPLADWQVRPVRLGCDIESHAEVAEDQIAPRIRDLFVDEDAAPYLMVSTIEIRKNHKLLLDAFDKMWEQGSEASVALVGRIGWKCNDLLERIKTHPQYGKRLMLLTDIGDAELAYIYQKSKAFIFPSLAEGFGLPIAEALHHGLHVFASDLAIHQEVGGPHCSYFSPHDPAELVQLIGQFEREQGWRTPIQAPPVNHPWSLTFENIVRECESIATKLSDQANVRSQAA; from the coding sequence ATGAGCTCTCCAATCCAAAGACTGCTGATTGACGTCACCCATACCGCGAAGGGTGATGTGAATCATGGAATCCAACGCGTCGTCCGCAACATCGCCAAGCACGCGCTCGCCTATTCCGAGACGCACGCGCTGGAGTGCGTGCCGGTACTGTTTGAAGACGGACAGTTCGTCCTGGTTGACGACGCGTGCATCGAGCGAGGATTCCGCAAAACGCACCCCGATACGCTCCGCTGGCGAAAAGAAATCGTTCGCCGTATTCTCCCCCAGAGCAGCGTCGGAATTGAGCAAGCGCTGGTCCGAGCGCGCAAGCTCCTCTATCCTCGCACGATCGCCCGCGCTATCGAGCGTTTTTTCGCGCGTCGTTCCGGCCCGCCGCAGCCGGCCAATCCGGGCTCCGGAGACGTTCTACTCCTTCCCGACGCGTGGTGGGACATTCCAATGTACGACGCCTTGGCCGCAGCGCAGCAAAATGGGGCGATCGTCGGCACGATGATCCAGGACCTGATCCCGGTCTATCATCCGGAACTTTGCCACGACAGATTCGCTCCCTCCTTTCAGCGGTGGATCCAAAAGGCGCTCCATGCGGTCGACTTCGTTCTGGGGAATTCGCAAACGACGCGAGACGACCTCTGGAATTTCGTCCAGCAAGAACAAGCCCCGCTGGCCGATTGGCAAGTTCGTCCGGTTCGCTTGGGATGCGATATCGAATCGCACGCGGAGGTCGCCGAGGATCAAATCGCTCCGCGGATTCGCGACCTCTTCGTCGATGAAGACGCCGCTCCCTATTTAATGGTCTCCACAATCGAGATTCGGAAGAATCACAAGCTGCTGCTCGACGCCTTCGACAAAATGTGGGAGCAAGGTAGCGAAGCCTCCGTGGCGCTGGTCGGTCGCATCGGCTGGAAATGCAATGATCTGCTGGAGCGGATCAAGACGCATCCGCAATATGGCAAACGCTTGATGCTGCTGACCGATATCGGCGACGCCGAACTCGCTTACATCTACCAGAAGAGCAAGGCGTTTATCTTCCCCTCGCTGGCCGAGGGATTTGGCCTGCCGATCGCTGAGGCGCTTCACCACGGACTGCACGTTTTCGCCAGCGATTTGGCGATCCACCAGGAAGTCGGCGGCCCCCATTGCAGCTACTTTTCGCCGCACGATCCGGCCGAGCTCGTTCAGCTGATCGGCCAATTTGAACGTGAGCAAGGCTGGAGAACGCCGATTCAGGCGCCTCCCGTGAATCACCCCTGGTCGCTGACGTTCGAGAACATCGTGCGCGAGTGCGAATCGATCGCCACGAAGCTGAGCGACCAGGCGAACGTTCGCTCGCAAGCCGCGTAA
- the gmd gene encoding GDP-mannose 4,6-dehydratase — MPRTALITGITGQDGSYLAEFLLEKGYEVHGCFRRASTNSFERIEHLLDRISVHPADLLDQSSLQSLVRDVAPQEVYNLAAQSFVGSSWGQPILTGDVTGLGVTRILEAIRTVDKSIRFYQASSSEMFGLVHETPQRESTPLHPRSPYGVAKVYGHYMTANYRESYDMYACSGILFNHESPRRGLEFVTRKITDGVAKIKLGLAKELRLGNLDAKRDWGFAGDYVEAMWLMLQQEAPVDYVVGTGETHSVREFVEIAFGRVGLNWENYVVIDPKFYRPAEVDLLLADPVRAKTELGWEPKVSFQKLTEMMVDHDLERISRQVGRSLGVVRQSA, encoded by the coding sequence ATGCCGAGAACCGCACTTATCACCGGGATTACCGGACAGGATGGATCCTATCTGGCCGAATTCCTGCTCGAAAAAGGTTACGAAGTTCACGGTTGTTTCCGCCGTGCTAGCACCAACTCCTTCGAGCGAATCGAACATCTTCTTGATCGCATCTCCGTACACCCCGCGGATTTGCTTGATCAGTCTTCCTTACAAAGCCTCGTCCGTGACGTCGCGCCGCAAGAGGTTTATAACCTTGCCGCGCAAAGCTTCGTCGGCAGCAGCTGGGGACAGCCGATCCTGACCGGCGATGTGACCGGACTTGGCGTTACTCGCATCTTGGAAGCGATTCGTACGGTCGACAAGTCGATTCGCTTTTACCAGGCCAGCAGCAGCGAAATGTTCGGGCTGGTGCACGAAACGCCGCAGCGCGAATCGACGCCGCTGCATCCCCGCAGCCCTTATGGGGTCGCCAAGGTCTACGGACATTACATGACCGCCAACTACCGGGAAAGCTACGACATGTACGCTTGCTCCGGCATCCTGTTCAATCACGAATCGCCCCGTCGCGGGCTCGAATTCGTGACCCGCAAGATCACCGACGGCGTCGCCAAAATCAAATTGGGCCTGGCCAAGGAACTGCGTCTGGGCAATCTCGACGCGAAACGTGACTGGGGCTTCGCCGGCGACTACGTCGAAGCGATGTGGCTGATGCTGCAGCAGGAAGCTCCGGTCGACTACGTCGTCGGCACCGGCGAGACGCACTCGGTTCGTGAGTTCGTCGAGATCGCCTTTGGTCGCGTCGGCCTGAACTGGGAAAACTACGTCGTCATCGATCCGAAATTCTACCGTCCCGCCGAAGTCGATCTGTTGCTGGCCGATCCGGTCCGCGCCAAGACTGAACTCGGTTGGGAGCCGAAGGTTTCGTTCCAGAAGCTGACCGAAATGATGGTCGATCACGATCTGGAACGGATCTCGCGCCAGGTTGGGCGATCGCTCGGCGTCGTTCGCCAATCCGCTTAG
- a CDS encoding glycosyltransferase family 4 protein produces the protein MLQVVLDLEKLRQPYCGLGQFAQYLGDALIAELKLRGIEPIILARKAQLDSFPGERTLEANLWRKEFLQRPSRFFYAGTFEENLIWHATHQQTRFLPRHPRTPVLLTVHDLNFLREKASSKIARERRRHQLIVDRATEIVAISKFVAQEVREELNVGDKPVHVIYNGVARKVTEPVRPAFIQDDRPFLFSIGLVQRKKNFHVLVDLIERASEYRMILAGIKTDAYAGEIEAQVRAKGLSDRFLLPGPVSDGEREWLYQNCSAFLFPSITEGFGLPPIEAMLGGKPTFLSRRTSLPEIGGQLAFYWDAFDGDHLYQRFADGMRRFSQDPLYGERLKAHAGQFCWRTAARQYVDLYEAIGGVERPRVSSAA, from the coding sequence ATGTTGCAAGTCGTTCTCGATCTCGAAAAACTGCGTCAGCCGTATTGCGGCTTGGGGCAGTTTGCGCAGTATCTGGGGGACGCACTAATCGCCGAGTTGAAGCTGCGCGGGATCGAGCCGATTATTCTCGCTCGCAAGGCGCAACTCGACAGCTTCCCTGGCGAGCGGACGCTCGAAGCGAATCTGTGGCGCAAAGAGTTTTTGCAACGTCCTTCGCGGTTCTTTTACGCAGGGACGTTTGAAGAGAATCTGATCTGGCATGCGACGCATCAGCAAACGCGATTCTTGCCGCGACACCCGCGAACGCCGGTGCTGCTGACCGTTCATGACTTGAACTTCCTCCGCGAAAAGGCGTCGTCCAAGATCGCCCGCGAGCGTCGTCGGCATCAGTTGATCGTCGATCGCGCGACCGAGATCGTGGCGATTTCCAAGTTCGTCGCCCAGGAAGTTCGCGAAGAGCTGAACGTCGGCGACAAGCCGGTACATGTGATCTACAACGGCGTGGCACGGAAGGTGACGGAACCGGTGCGTCCTGCGTTTATCCAGGATGATCGCCCGTTTCTGTTTTCGATTGGCCTGGTGCAGCGGAAGAAGAACTTCCACGTGTTGGTCGATCTGATCGAACGAGCGAGCGAATATCGGATGATACTGGCCGGCATCAAGACCGACGCCTACGCCGGCGAAATCGAAGCGCAGGTTCGCGCAAAGGGCCTCAGCGATCGCTTTCTGCTTCCTGGCCCGGTCAGCGATGGAGAGCGGGAGTGGCTCTACCAAAACTGCTCCGCGTTTCTGTTTCCGTCCATTACGGAAGGATTCGGACTACCGCCGATCGAAGCGATGCTCGGCGGTAAGCCGACGTTTCTCTCACGTCGCACAAGCCTGCCGGAAATCGGCGGTCAGTTGGCGTTCTACTGGGATGCGTTTGACGGCGACCATCTCTATCAGCGCTTCGCTGACGGAATGCGCCGCTTTTCTCAAGATCCGCTCTATGGAGAACGGCTCAAAGCGCACGCCGGTCAATTCTGTTGGCGCACTGCGGCGCGACAGTACGTGGATCTCTACGAAGCGATCGGCGGCGTCGAGCGACCGCGCGTTTCTTCGGCGGCCTGA
- the hemG gene encoding protoporphyrinogen oxidase, whose amino-acid sequence MDAAAAKPSRIAVIGGGISGLAAAFRLQELAPKTEIVLYEAGERLGGVLETQQQGDYLVEQSADNFITNVPWGLDLCRRLGIEGDLLQTNDALRKAYVVCRGKLIEVPEGFLLMAPGKAWPILRSPILSWGGKLRLAWEYFVPSRKETSDECLHDFVVRRLGSEAYDRLVQPLIGGIYTADPKKLSVAATMKQFVEMERKHGGLIRGMRKRIASEGKSDGGARYSMFVAPRGGMSAVVDAITARLPSESIRLNAPVRSIDRQEDGPWIVTTDHGAETFDGVVVAAPAPAASQIMQSFDAPLASEVAKIQYAGCAIVLLGVRKEQIARPIAGFGFVVPEVENRRILATSFASYKFPGRAPDDSVLIRTFVGGACHPEMNELPEEELRKIVTEELADLIGLSGEPQLFAVRRWSAQMPQYHVGHLELVERIEQLTAKHAGLALVGNAYHGVGVPLCIRTAEQAVERLVEQLALGQVER is encoded by the coding sequence TTGGACGCCGCCGCAGCCAAACCTTCACGAATTGCCGTCATCGGCGGCGGGATCAGCGGATTGGCGGCGGCCTTTCGCCTGCAAGAACTGGCCCCGAAGACCGAGATCGTTCTGTACGAAGCCGGCGAGCGCTTAGGTGGGGTGCTCGAGACGCAGCAGCAAGGGGATTACCTGGTCGAACAGAGCGCCGACAATTTCATCACCAACGTGCCGTGGGGACTCGATCTCTGCCGCCGCTTGGGGATCGAAGGAGACCTGCTGCAGACCAATGACGCGCTGCGCAAGGCGTACGTCGTCTGCCGCGGCAAGCTGATCGAAGTGCCGGAAGGGTTCTTGCTGATGGCGCCGGGCAAGGCGTGGCCGATCTTGCGGTCGCCAATTCTGTCATGGGGAGGGAAACTGCGACTCGCGTGGGAATACTTCGTGCCGTCACGAAAGGAAACGAGCGATGAATGTCTGCACGATTTCGTCGTGCGACGCCTGGGAAGCGAAGCGTACGATCGACTGGTGCAACCGCTAATCGGCGGCATCTATACGGCCGATCCGAAAAAGCTGAGCGTCGCCGCCACGATGAAGCAGTTCGTCGAGATGGAGCGGAAACATGGCGGACTGATCCGCGGCATGCGCAAGCGGATCGCCAGCGAAGGGAAATCGGACGGTGGAGCGCGGTACTCGATGTTCGTCGCTCCGCGAGGCGGGATGTCGGCGGTCGTTGATGCGATTACGGCGCGCCTCCCGAGCGAATCGATTCGCTTGAACGCGCCGGTACGTTCTATCGATCGCCAGGAAGATGGTCCTTGGATCGTGACGACCGATCATGGCGCCGAGACGTTTGACGGCGTTGTGGTCGCCGCCCCTGCTCCGGCGGCGTCGCAAATTATGCAATCTTTCGACGCGCCGCTGGCCAGCGAGGTGGCGAAGATCCAATACGCCGGATGTGCGATTGTGCTGCTGGGCGTTCGGAAGGAGCAAATCGCTCGTCCAATCGCCGGGTTCGGCTTTGTCGTGCCGGAGGTGGAGAACCGCCGGATCTTGGCGACCAGCTTCGCGAGCTACAAGTTTCCGGGGAGAGCGCCGGACGACTCGGTGCTGATTCGGACGTTCGTTGGGGGCGCATGTCATCCGGAAATGAACGAGTTGCCGGAAGAAGAGTTGCGGAAAATCGTGACCGAAGAGCTTGCCGACCTGATCGGTCTCTCCGGCGAGCCGCAATTGTTCGCGGTCCGTCGCTGGTCGGCGCAAATGCCGCAGTACCATGTCGGTCATCTCGAACTGGTCGAGCGGATCGAACAACTGACCGCGAAGCATGCCGGCTTGGCGCTGGTCGGCAACGCCTACCATGGGGTTGGCGTCCCCCTTTGCATTCGGACGGCCGAACAAGCGGTAGAACGCTTGGTCGAGCAACTCGCGTTAGGCCAGGTCGAGCGATAG
- a CDS encoding DUF4974 domain-containing protein, whose product MSRLLLLLTLAASMLGCQPAHAEKPPVTLAENYLQSSDQTAEQDAKVRQQLAAAARIDVVDTPLKDVAQLLSKTYGVDIQLYHRSLEDVGLSPDVPITLSMEKVSLRSILRQMLRELELTYVVEAGRLLILTPEAAEANLTAVYYPCPELIYYDGPEYNSEVQPDYDSLINVITSTIEPEAWTEVGGPAPVYPLENGLVLEQMEEVHAKIAALLDALRTAKSLPNAGYDPTPINVSPDGDERLPELRASLDKRGTRSFQDVPLVEFAAYLHQLTGSSVLINRRSLEDVGVSPDLPITCDLGDASARDLLQYLTREYELTYVLENESIVITTPEDAESALLVKVYPVRDLVAKREKKPARQRWPYFGNNLVEGYSFEWKEPDYDSLITAISAGVDPDSWENIGGPASIMQLENADALVISQTVQTHEKVAQLLQNVRRNRKPRPASTPEAEAKLNEPVLLRYPIPLEDPSEFEINAVAELLRSEVSPASWNDPDYFLKTVGKKDLFIKQTPEMHAKIREWLNQIYPKSGYANPSQQTPGTVGGFGGGFGGGGMGGGGGFEGAGGGFGGGGFGGGGGGFFQVDDAASKKAE is encoded by the coding sequence ATGTCTCGACTTCTGCTTCTGCTGACGTTGGCCGCCAGCATGCTGGGCTGCCAACCCGCCCATGCCGAAAAGCCGCCGGTCACGCTTGCCGAAAACTATCTGCAATCCAGCGACCAAACGGCGGAGCAAGACGCAAAAGTCCGTCAGCAACTTGCCGCCGCAGCGCGGATCGACGTCGTCGATACGCCGCTGAAGGATGTCGCACAGCTCTTGAGCAAGACGTACGGCGTCGATATTCAATTGTACCATCGCTCGCTCGAAGACGTCGGCCTCAGCCCCGACGTTCCGATCACGCTCTCCATGGAAAAGGTTTCGCTTCGCAGCATCTTGCGGCAGATGCTGCGCGAACTGGAGCTCACCTACGTCGTCGAGGCTGGACGGCTCCTCATTCTGACCCCGGAGGCGGCCGAGGCGAATTTAACGGCAGTCTACTATCCCTGTCCCGAGCTGATCTATTACGACGGGCCAGAATACAACAGCGAAGTCCAGCCTGACTATGACAGCCTGATCAACGTGATCACTTCGACCATCGAGCCTGAGGCTTGGACCGAGGTCGGAGGTCCGGCGCCGGTCTATCCGCTCGAAAATGGTCTCGTCCTGGAACAAATGGAAGAAGTTCACGCGAAAATCGCCGCTCTGTTGGACGCCCTGCGAACCGCCAAGTCGCTTCCCAACGCAGGCTATGATCCGACGCCGATCAACGTATCGCCCGACGGCGACGAACGCTTGCCGGAGCTGCGCGCGTCGCTCGACAAACGCGGGACACGCTCGTTTCAAGATGTCCCGCTCGTCGAATTCGCCGCCTACTTGCACCAGCTCACCGGTTCGTCCGTGCTGATAAATCGTCGCAGCCTCGAAGATGTAGGCGTGTCGCCCGACTTGCCGATCACCTGCGATCTCGGCGACGCGTCAGCTCGCGACCTGCTGCAGTATCTCACGCGAGAATACGAGCTGACCTACGTCCTGGAGAACGAGTCGATCGTCATCACGACGCCGGAAGACGCGGAGAGCGCACTACTGGTGAAAGTCTACCCGGTCCGCGATCTGGTCGCCAAACGCGAGAAGAAACCGGCCCGGCAACGGTGGCCCTACTTCGGCAACAATCTCGTCGAAGGCTACAGCTTCGAATGGAAAGAGCCTGACTACGACTCGCTGATCACGGCGATCAGCGCCGGCGTCGATCCAGATAGTTGGGAGAACATTGGCGGCCCGGCGTCGATCATGCAACTCGAAAACGCGGACGCCCTCGTGATCTCGCAAACGGTGCAAACGCACGAAAAGGTAGCTCAGCTCCTGCAAAACGTGCGTCGCAATCGGAAACCCCGTCCCGCTTCAACGCCGGAAGCGGAAGCGAAGCTCAACGAACCGGTCCTCCTCCGCTATCCCATTCCGCTAGAAGATCCGAGCGAATTTGAGATCAACGCGGTGGCCGAACTCCTCCGCAGCGAAGTTTCTCCCGCCAGCTGGAACGATCCCGACTACTTCCTCAAGACGGTCGGAAAGAAGGATCTGTTCATCAAACAGACGCCGGAGATGCACGCCAAAATCCGCGAGTGGCTGAATCAAATCTACCCGAAATCTGGCTACGCCAATCCGTCTCAACAGACGCCAGGTACGGTCGGCGGATTTGGCGGCGGCTTTGGAGGAGGGGGCATGGGAGGAGGCGGAGGCTTCGAAGGTGCAGGGGGCGGCTTTGGCGGAGGCGGCTTCGGCGGCGGCGGAGGAGGATTCTTCCAGGTGGACGACGCCGCGAGCAAGAAAGCGGAATAG
- the fhcD gene encoding formylmethanofuran--tetrahydromethanopterin N-formyltransferase, which translates to MKIGSTEIVDTFAEAFGMRYCRVIVTAHDPHWLEAATRELCGYGSSVIACDAEVGVERWLGPAESPDGRAGAVVMAFGFSTDALGKAIANRIGQCVMTCASTAVFDGMPEAEEKVPLGKQLRFFGDGFQKSKVIAGRRYWRIPVMDGEFLCEESLGVAKGVAGGNILIQGADQAKTLDAARRGVAAIDQVAGAITPFPGGVARSGSKVGSRYKGLRASTSDPYCPTLRSRTESKVVEGANCVLEIVIDGASEAAVAAAMQASMHAAAGEGILAISAGNYGGKLGKFHFHLHELLA; encoded by the coding sequence GTGAAGATCGGATCTACAGAAATCGTCGATACCTTCGCCGAAGCGTTCGGCATGCGGTATTGCCGCGTGATCGTGACGGCGCATGATCCGCATTGGCTCGAAGCGGCGACCCGCGAGTTGTGCGGTTACGGCAGCTCGGTGATCGCCTGCGATGCGGAGGTCGGCGTCGAACGTTGGCTTGGCCCGGCCGAATCCCCCGATGGTCGCGCCGGAGCGGTCGTGATGGCGTTCGGCTTTTCGACCGACGCCTTGGGCAAAGCGATCGCCAACCGGATCGGCCAATGCGTGATGACCTGCGCGTCGACCGCCGTTTTTGATGGAATGCCGGAGGCGGAGGAAAAAGTTCCGCTCGGCAAGCAGCTCCGCTTCTTTGGAGACGGCTTTCAGAAAAGCAAAGTAATCGCCGGCCGTCGCTATTGGCGAATTCCGGTGATGGATGGCGAGTTCCTCTGCGAAGAGTCGCTCGGCGTCGCCAAAGGAGTCGCCGGCGGCAACATCTTGATCCAAGGCGCCGACCAGGCGAAGACGCTTGACGCCGCCCGCCGCGGAGTCGCAGCGATCGACCAAGTCGCGGGCGCAATCACCCCATTCCCCGGCGGCGTCGCGCGCAGCGGCAGCAAAGTCGGCTCGCGCTACAAAGGGCTCCGCGCGTCGACGTCCGATCCCTACTGCCCAACGCTCCGCAGCCGCACCGAGTCGAAGGTGGTCGAAGGGGCCAACTGCGTGCTCGAGATCGTGATCGACGGCGCGAGCGAAGCGGCGGTCGCTGCCGCGATGCAAGCGTCAATGCATGCGGCCGCCGGCGAAGGGATCTTGGCGATCTCGGCCGGCAACTACGGCGGCAAACTCGGCAAGTTCCATTTTCATTTGCACGAGCTTTTGGCGTAG
- a CDS encoding AAA family ATPase encodes MKPRSAEKLEAAWLACILSQPELLDDYELPPGAFQLPWHEDLYSTLCTARMRRYDEAEIVWRLTSAGYDEREATQLLRKIWRSERDLSSLPRYTAELGKRAAQQAAALLSLRRHNEIVALNVSPPPFETQSFSQLLQSAEATEWLLPGLLARNSPGVILGPGKTLKTSLAVDLCGALASGGKFLGQYEATRPYRVGFVSGDDRQVLLDLARRWSDASKPDRKRLDDNWICSLSLADLARDENLHELQKWIWKNQLEVVLLDPQELLPLMSKRKQAELLRTITRLCLECGATPLVCCQTRKSLPLRAMQYADLQASGCEAFARQWLLVNRRQAYQPGSGAHQLWLTFGGDAGHEGVVGVDIAEGNLQDPGGKRWEVNLRAPEAIEQESAQRTHEETEERRSDTIRKAIGQLPESHASKSQIRTQAGMNGPRFTATWNRMIAAGEIEPVPDSAAKHQSAVPRFQLTRAPQEKNEPDPVPKNTSPRREPRECVGECLMTND; translated from the coding sequence ATGAAACCACGCTCCGCCGAAAAACTCGAAGCGGCCTGGTTGGCCTGCATCTTGTCGCAACCCGAATTGCTGGACGACTACGAACTGCCGCCGGGCGCTTTTCAACTTCCGTGGCATGAGGACCTCTATTCGACGCTTTGCACCGCCCGGATGCGTCGCTACGACGAAGCGGAAATCGTCTGGCGATTGACGAGCGCCGGCTATGACGAGCGAGAAGCGACGCAGCTGCTCCGCAAGATCTGGCGCAGCGAGCGCGACCTGAGTTCGCTTCCTCGTTATACGGCGGAGTTGGGGAAGCGGGCGGCGCAGCAGGCCGCGGCGCTTCTCTCGCTGCGCCGCCACAACGAAATCGTCGCGTTGAACGTTTCGCCGCCGCCGTTTGAAACGCAAAGTTTTTCCCAGCTCCTCCAGTCGGCCGAAGCGACCGAGTGGTTGTTGCCGGGACTCTTGGCTCGCAACTCTCCAGGCGTCATTCTCGGTCCTGGCAAAACCTTGAAGACGTCGTTGGCCGTTGATTTGTGCGGGGCGCTAGCGAGCGGGGGCAAGTTTCTCGGCCAGTACGAGGCGACTCGGCCTTATCGCGTTGGTTTTGTGAGCGGCGACGATCGACAGGTATTGCTTGATCTTGCACGGCGGTGGAGCGACGCGTCAAAGCCCGACCGCAAGCGGCTCGACGACAACTGGATTTGTTCTCTCTCGCTCGCCGATCTCGCCAGAGACGAAAACCTTCATGAACTGCAAAAGTGGATCTGGAAGAATCAGCTGGAGGTGGTGTTGCTCGATCCGCAAGAGTTGCTTCCGCTGATGAGCAAGCGGAAACAGGCCGAACTCTTGCGCACGATCACACGGCTCTGCTTGGAATGCGGCGCGACGCCGCTCGTCTGTTGTCAGACCCGCAAATCGCTTCCGCTACGCGCGATGCAATACGCTGACTTGCAAGCGTCCGGCTGTGAGGCGTTCGCGCGGCAATGGCTGCTGGTGAACCGTCGCCAGGCCTATCAACCGGGCAGCGGCGCGCACCAACTCTGGCTCACCTTCGGGGGCGACGCCGGGCACGAAGGAGTCGTCGGCGTCGATATCGCAGAAGGGAATCTGCAAGATCCCGGCGGCAAACGCTGGGAAGTCAACCTCCGCGCACCTGAAGCGATCGAGCAAGAGAGTGCGCAGCGGACGCACGAAGAAACGGAAGAACGCCGCAGCGACACAATCCGCAAGGCAATCGGTCAACTACCGGAGTCGCACGCCAGCAAATCGCAAATCCGCACCCAAGCCGGGATGAACGGACCACGCTTTACCGCGACCTGGAATCGGATGATCGCCGCCGGCGAAATCGAACCGGTGCCTGACAGCGCCGCCAAACATCAAAGCGCTGTCCCGAGGTTCCAATTGACCAGGGCGCCACAAGAAAAAAACGAACCTGATCCGGTCCCAAAAAATACTAGCCCGAGGCGCGAGCCGAGGGAATGCGTTGGCGAATGTCTAATGACCAATGACTAA
- a CDS encoding RidA family protein → MSAEAKITELKLELPPAPKAMGVYKPVLVHNGLAYVSGHGPLKSDGSLLAGKVGRTVDQQAGYDAARQTGLAMLATLKAHFGSLDKIKRLVKTLGMVNAVDDFTAQPAVINGFSDLMAEVFGPDNGVAARSAIGVSSLPGDIIVEVEAIFEVEA, encoded by the coding sequence ATGAGCGCTGAAGCCAAAATCACCGAATTGAAGTTGGAACTCCCCCCTGCCCCGAAGGCGATGGGCGTTTACAAGCCGGTCCTTGTCCACAACGGCTTGGCCTACGTCTCGGGTCACGGTCCCCTGAAATCGGACGGATCGCTGTTGGCCGGTAAAGTCGGCCGGACCGTCGATCAACAAGCGGGCTACGACGCCGCGCGTCAGACCGGTCTGGCGATGCTCGCGACGCTGAAGGCCCACTTCGGCAGCCTCGACAAAATCAAACGCTTGGTCAAAACCCTCGGCATGGTCAACGCCGTCGACGACTTCACCGCCCAGCCGGCCGTGATCAACGGCTTCAGCGACCTAATGGCCGAAGTCTTCGGACCGGACAACGGCGTCGCCGCCCGCAGCGCCATCGGCGTCAGCAGCCTCCCCGGCGACATCATTGTCGAAGTCGAAGCGATCTTCGAAGTCGAAGCGTAA